The following are encoded together in the Tripterygium wilfordii isolate XIE 37 chromosome 18, ASM1340144v1, whole genome shotgun sequence genome:
- the LOC119983975 gene encoding F-box protein SKIP22-like translates to MKLRIRSLESKETTRVEIANSSSLLELKQSVSRAVSASAASALHLSLNRKDELLPSSSQDTLQSLGITSGDLIYYSLDPTAFSSQTLGAGSSSSSSAQQEGTINPVNSEGISSIESENLQEPKIFGQTMPEQRTVSPESGVSREILAAGVTVQNQENPNEEIGGMEVISDTDGMDVVSDMEGMDVDDGLVNLAGKRLSEPYYLRRVLREELGDDDSHRKLLVVAVHAVFMEAGFVGFDPVSGMRVDGFSLSEGWPSNTYSMSLWYTLPELLPNESNSMPESVELKFQSMGHFMNVHGSLSKGSGSRLCRVCLNEARFAPILGLVRAHLGKDMNDQYPEKEVFEFWKIVKDGLALPLLICLCDQSGLVLPACLMRLPTELKLRILELLPGVDIARTGCVCPEMHYLSSNNDLWKQKFEEEFGKEEAGVVIGPWKKKFASAWVDKKKQQRRKQILRPHIDRPFIHQIIRRRPDPFANFPPVIGDVNFPSGMGDFYFPPGIGDYRVGLPHGIHPSPFEPPRRVFPRTQGRRNFSPDCNLGGDPFN, encoded by the coding sequence ATGAAACTGAGGATTAGATCTCTGGAATCTAAGGAAACTACCCGAGTAGAAATCGCCAATTCGAGTTCTTTACTGGAACTGAAACAATCAGTTTCTCGCGCCGTCTCCGCTTCTGCGGCATCGGCGCTCCATCTTTCTCTCAACAGGAAGGACGAGCTCCTCCCTTCGTCTTCTCAAGACACGCTGCAGTCCCTTGGCATCACCTCCGGTGACCTTATTTATTATTCTCTCGATCCGACCGCTTTTTCTTCCCAAACCCTAGGCGCTGGTTCGAGTTCCAGCTCATCCGCGCAACAAGAAGGTACTATCAATCCTGTCAATTCTGAAGGAATAAGCTCCATAGAATCTGAGAATTTGCAAGAACCTAAAATTTTTGGTCAAACTATGCCCGAACAAAGGACGGTTAGTCCAGAATCCGGGGTTTCTCGGGAAATTCTTGCTGCGGGTGTGACTGTCCAAAATCAAGAAAACCCTAATGAAGAGATAGGTGGAATGGAGGTAATATCTGATACAGATGGAATGGATGTTGTATCTGATATGGAGGGAATGGATGTTGACGATGGGTTAGTGAATTTGGCTGGTAAGAGGTTATCAGAACCATACTATTTGAGGAGGGTGTTGAGGGAGGAGTTAGGAGATGATGATAGTCATCGAAAGCTGTTGGTGGTTGCAGTACATGCGGTTTTCATGGAGGCTGGTTTTGTTGGCTTTGATCCAGTATCTGGGATGCGGGTTGATGGGTTTAGTCTTTCAGAAGGGTGGCCTTCTAATACTTATTCTATGTCTCTTTGGTATACTTTGCCTGAACTTTTGCCTAATGAGTCCAATAGTATGCCTGAATCTGTCGAATTAAAGTTCCAGAGCATGGGACATTTTATGAATGTTCATGGGTCTTTGTCTAAAGGCAGTGGATCAAGGTTGTGTCGCGTGTGTTTGAATGAAGCAAGATTTGCACCAATTCTAGGTTTGGTCCGTGCACATCTGGGTAAGGACATGAATGATCAATATCCTGAAAAAGAAGTATTTGAATTTTGGAAGATTGTGAAAGATGGGCTTGCATTGCCATTGTTGATCTGTCTCTGTGATCAGAGTGGTTTGGTTCTTCCAGCATGCTTGATGCGCCTACCAACTGAGCTAAAGCTCAGGATTTTGGAACTCCTTCCTGGAGTTGACATTGCGAGAACAGGCTGTGTTTGCCCTGAGATGCATTATCTGTCATCAAACAATGATTTATGGAAGCAGAAGTTTGAGGAAGAGTTTGGAAAGGAGGAGGCAGGGGTGGTAATAGGCCCGTGGAAAAAGAAGTTTGCTTCCGCTTGGGTGGATAAAAAGAAGCAGCAAAGGAGGAAACAAATCCTCCGTCCTCACATAGACAGGCCCTTTATTCACCAAATAATTCGGAGGCGCCCTGATCCGTTTGCAAATTTTCCTCCAGTGATAGGGGATGTCAATTTTCCTTCAGGCATGGGGGATTTCTATTTTCCTCCAGGGATAGGGGATTACCGGGTTGGCCTACCTCATGGTATCCACCCTTCTCCTTTTGAGCCCCCTCGTCGAGTCTTTCCAAGAACCCAAGGAAGGCGGAATTTCTCACCTGATTGTAATCTGGGTGGTGATCCTTTTAACTAG